From a region of the Falco peregrinus isolate bFalPer1 chromosome 5, bFalPer1.pri, whole genome shotgun sequence genome:
- the USE1 gene encoding vesicle transport protein USE1 produces MAATRLELNLMRLLSRCEALAAERRDREEWRLEKYVAALEDMLRELNKQASKPAPELLNEYSRKVDFLKGLLEAEKLSSSTEKALANQFLAPGRTPTTTKERTPATKTVHLQTKARCTGKMRSELLGTDPLTIDDYEDLNIRKRKGPASDEKQSAVELDAVLQHHQDMQEKLAEEMLSLARSLKNNTLAAQNVIKQDNQTLSHSLRMADQNFEKLKDESDRLEQHAKKSVNWLLWIMLIVVCFIFISMILFIRIFPKLK; encoded by the exons ATGGCGGCGACGCGGCTGGAGCTCAACCTGATGCGGCTTTTGAGCAGGTGCGAGGCGCTGGCGGCCGAGCGGCGGGACCGCGAGGAGTGGCGGCTGGAGAAG tatGTGGCCGCTCTGGAAGACATGCTCCGAGAGCTGAACAAGCAAGCCAG CAAGCCAGCCCCAGAACTGCTGAATGAATACTCTCGCAAAGTGGACTTCCTAAAGGGGCTTCTAGAGGCTGAAAAGTTG TCTTCATCAACTGAAAAGGCTCTGGCCAATCAGTTCTTGGCCCCTGGACGTACCCCTACAACAACCAAAGAGAGAACCCCAGCTACTAAAACAGTTCATCTGCAGACAAAGGCTCGTTGCACAGGCAAGATGAGGAGTGAGCTGCTTGGTACA GACCCCTTGACTATCGATG atTATGAGGACTTAAACATAAGGAAGCGAAA AGGCCCTGCATCTGATGAGAAGCAGTCAGCCGTCGAGCTGGATGCTGTGTTACAGCACCATCAGGATATGCAGGAGAAGTTAGCTGAAGAAATGCTAAGTCTGGCTCGCAGTCTCAAAAACAACACTCTGGCTGCACAGAATGTGATAAAACAAGATAACCAG ACACTGTCGCATTCTCTCAGGATGGCAGACCAGAACTTTGAGAAGCTCAAGGATGAATCTGACCGCCTTGAACAGCATGCAAAGAAATCTGTCAACTGGCTTTTATGGATAATGTTAATTGTAGTTTGTTTTATATTCATCAGCATGATTCTTTTTATCAGGATTTTCCCCAaactaaaatga